A genomic window from Anaerotignum faecicola includes:
- a CDS encoding acetate kinase, whose product MLADAEKGVLKDFQEISVIGHRLVHGGEKFTGSVVINDEVIEAMTECNDLAPLHNPANLVGVEACRRLMPDTLMVGVF is encoded by the coding sequence ATGCTGGCAGATGCGGAAAAGGGTGTCTTAAAGGATTTTCAGGAAATCAGCGTCATTGGCCACCGTCTGGTTCATGGCGGAGAGAAGTTCACCGGTTCCGTGGTGATTAATGACGAGGTAATTGAGGCCATGACGGAGTGCAACGATCTCGCTCCGCTTCATAATCCGGCAAATTTAGTGGGGGTGGAAGCGTGCCGCAGACTGATGCCGGACACTCTGATGGTAGGTGTGTTTG